Proteins from a genomic interval of Megalodesulfovibrio gigas DSM 1382 = ATCC 19364:
- a CDS encoding class I SAM-dependent methyltransferase, whose product MVAADPGAGKLFCEMGDGIMFYFSDNYEYFDCLDAPESTRFQLLLEPLLGRLKDVQRPLAYQVVRQFCPEGAKVLEIGAGVPLVMEALRVSHGCQCTVADKYLGKGRGPVDAAKINQSFPDIEFIDTYVGEFDPRLREDSFDAVISVSVVEHMAHSELAAFHEDCVRVVKPGGIIFHAVDVSIDGPADQDELIALLRNFIEHPRLTALAPDRMQTLEQARMDPAVFTLSPTMWRRWRQLAPPEFDFSVYRRIASLNIGMRKMQVP is encoded by the coding sequence TTGGTCGCTGCTGATCCTGGAGCCGGCAAACTGTTTTGTGAAATGGGTGACGGAATAATGTTTTATTTTTCGGATAATTACGAATATTTTGATTGCCTGGATGCCCCGGAGAGCACACGCTTCCAGCTACTCCTTGAGCCCCTTTTGGGTCGGCTTAAAGATGTCCAACGCCCCTTGGCCTATCAGGTGGTTCGACAGTTCTGCCCGGAAGGAGCCAAGGTTCTGGAAATTGGCGCCGGGGTGCCCCTGGTCATGGAGGCCTTGCGAGTCTCCCATGGCTGTCAGTGCACTGTTGCAGACAAATACCTCGGCAAGGGGCGGGGACCAGTCGACGCGGCAAAGATTAATCAATCCTTCCCTGACATTGAGTTCATTGACACGTATGTTGGCGAGTTTGACCCGCGCTTGCGAGAGGATTCGTTTGACGCTGTCATCAGCGTTTCGGTCGTCGAGCATATGGCTCATTCCGAACTCGCGGCCTTTCATGAGGATTGCGTCCGAGTTGTCAAGCCAGGCGGCATCATTTTCCACGCCGTGGATGTCAGCATCGACGGTCCAGCTGATCAGGACGAACTGATCGCGCTTCTCCGCAATTTTATTGAGCATCCCCGCCTTACGGCGTTGGCTCCCGACAGGATGCAAACGCTGGAGCAGGCCCGAATGGATCCCGCCGTCTTTACCTTGTCTCCAACCATGTGGCGTCGATGGCGGCAACTTGCTCCGCCGGAATTTGATTTCAGCGTCTATCGCCGCATCGCCTCACTCAACATTGGTATGCGCAAGATGCAAGTACCCTGA
- a CDS encoding glycoside hydrolase family 99-like domain-containing protein, translated as MNKEAAMQDTLGLSFVVVAKYAEDSFSELLAQLAVIKNNRPVECIVINHYESPQIKPVVDQYCRKLFIRYIDGNQQKTMLQQLDFWANKAKHPLLLLLYRPLALNAELLGQTLERLTCDPNAAALALGREAALTDGFLLVRREQFLSLEGLGSPAPGASPVMDFCHRLKDRLNKNHVVLDYDMPPLPESQPEAAPPAPVPAVKAKAVVPANKDKAPADRASRNHNLQTLLNNFKLLLDYLAMLNENKSDMAATTEELLYGILYPDVKAAVTRGDFTSCKEHYDLHGAKEGRLYSLSSIVKKYSKTFNLVKDAILVEGAPGIDRSELGKFNIVPFYFAGGFDNGAMHGLESKSICVHLHLFYQDMLPILIQKLNNIPYPFTLFVSVPQDVNHDSVAQTLRKEIRLAKHVVVEPVPNKGRDIAPFIVQFGSRILDHDYVLHIHTKQSLHTAKLKNWGLEIFDLLLGDRSKVSQILMLLRDRAKIIYPEGQTIYFKDPTGWAGNHAVARDLLRRFTDIAIDEFPVVEFAEGTMAWARTSALAEYLSLPLTWDDFPPEPITSDGSIAHALERLPFILAYDSPGEYFKICKRDSIDDHRFYEEQQDYRQTIVHKNIKALAYYLPQFHPIPENDLWHGKGFTEWTKVKAATPLFAGHYQQHIPHPDIDYYLLDNPDILRQQAEMMQRAGMHGSIFYHYWFTGKLILEEPAQMLLDNTDINMPFCFCWANENWTRCWDGNESEILLEQKYSDEDAAKFINYLIPFFKDSRYIKIEDRPVLFIYRPSSIADAPRYQEIWKEQCQAAGLKAPYVVAVLTRGASSPTEYAMDAAVERVLHDWTNGNVAEMKELVHAYYPLKGSILNYDEVANYYMQQQPEFDFTYFRSIIPNFDNTARYGASAILTHQNSPVKFQAWFENLVQYSNTLPPDRQFVVVNAWNEWAEGAHLEPDTRFGYGFLNAIGRALSDLPYGCKALPQISVPPGIKIFLEIPKFIEQAMADDAFFKRKFLHNLGQATLWGHCTVQAKDSVAAALREVFPHCPVVTAENKEAADFVVQFRRPAFLAPDCLENMLRSALQFRNSIILSNCYDNTAELVSVEENGSVSTLSAYNNALALLPPSHNGNFKLCTQARVFVTGCTVTPEAALPEVTTVVRIHPGYSITCLRNALLSLLAMHSCVAKPLVAVQNFSQDMRRDVETLLASIFPAPQYYQIEYFDEPEISDLRTRMLNEGIRRAKTRYVGFLDFDDLLMNDAYSFLISEMQGTGKAVAFGRVFATNYYSETQELVVRNRTYEYGFSYEDFLTNNCLPLHSFLMDKSQIDFNAVQYFDDMIFLEDYFFLMQVLTQENAHWPSLQKNRYVGDYIHTLDRAQSLACADTDARSNILNSECFKRCTQRIEDLRAKITAG; from the coding sequence ATGAATAAGGAAGCTGCAATGCAGGATACTCTGGGCCTTTCCTTCGTGGTTGTCGCCAAGTATGCAGAAGATTCTTTTTCAGAGTTGCTGGCTCAATTGGCGGTGATCAAAAATAATCGCCCCGTGGAATGCATTGTTATTAACCACTATGAATCTCCGCAGATAAAGCCGGTTGTTGATCAGTATTGCCGGAAATTATTCATTCGATACATCGACGGAAATCAGCAGAAAACCATGCTCCAGCAGCTGGATTTCTGGGCCAATAAGGCCAAGCATCCTTTGCTGCTGTTGCTCTATCGGCCCCTGGCCCTCAATGCCGAGCTTCTGGGCCAGACCCTGGAACGCCTGACGTGCGACCCCAACGCCGCCGCCCTGGCTCTGGGCCGGGAGGCCGCCTTGACGGACGGCTTCCTTCTGGTGCGGCGTGAGCAGTTCCTGTCTCTGGAGGGTCTGGGCTCGCCGGCCCCGGGGGCAAGTCCGGTCATGGACTTCTGCCACCGTCTCAAGGACCGGCTGAACAAGAATCATGTGGTGCTTGACTATGACATGCCTCCTCTCCCGGAGAGCCAGCCGGAGGCCGCCCCGCCGGCGCCAGTGCCGGCGGTCAAGGCCAAGGCTGTGGTCCCCGCGAACAAGGACAAAGCCCCTGCAGACCGAGCCTCCAGGAATCATAATCTCCAGACGCTGCTGAATAACTTCAAGTTGCTGCTTGATTATCTGGCGATGCTCAATGAAAATAAATCGGATATGGCCGCAACAACGGAAGAGTTGCTGTATGGAATACTGTATCCTGATGTAAAGGCTGCAGTAACTCGCGGCGATTTCACGTCCTGCAAGGAGCATTATGACCTGCACGGCGCCAAGGAAGGCCGGCTGTATTCCCTTTCGTCCATTGTGAAAAAATATTCCAAGACATTCAATCTGGTCAAAGACGCCATTCTTGTGGAGGGGGCTCCCGGGATTGATCGCAGTGAATTGGGCAAGTTCAATATTGTACCGTTCTACTTTGCGGGTGGCTTTGACAATGGGGCCATGCACGGCCTTGAGTCCAAGTCAATTTGTGTCCATCTGCATCTTTTCTATCAGGACATGCTGCCGATACTCATTCAAAAGTTAAACAACATTCCATATCCCTTTACGCTGTTTGTTTCTGTACCCCAGGATGTCAATCATGATAGCGTGGCCCAGACTTTGCGAAAAGAAATCCGGCTCGCAAAGCATGTTGTCGTTGAGCCGGTTCCCAATAAAGGGCGGGATATTGCGCCATTCATTGTGCAGTTTGGCTCGCGCATTCTTGACCATGATTATGTGTTGCATATCCACACCAAGCAAAGTCTGCATACGGCCAAGCTGAAAAATTGGGGGCTGGAAATCTTTGATCTGCTGCTCGGCGATAGGAGCAAGGTGAGCCAGATCCTGATGCTGCTGCGCGATCGGGCCAAGATTATCTACCCCGAAGGCCAGACCATCTATTTCAAGGATCCCACCGGCTGGGCCGGGAACCATGCCGTGGCCCGGGACCTGCTCCGACGCTTTACGGACATTGCCATCGACGAATTCCCGGTGGTGGAGTTTGCCGAAGGCACCATGGCCTGGGCAAGAACCAGCGCCCTGGCCGAGTATCTGTCCCTGCCCCTCACCTGGGACGATTTTCCCCCCGAACCCATCACGTCCGACGGCTCCATTGCCCACGCGCTGGAGCGCCTCCCCTTCATTCTGGCCTACGATTCCCCAGGCGAATACTTCAAGATTTGCAAGCGCGACTCCATTGATGATCATCGATTCTACGAGGAACAGCAGGACTATCGCCAGACTATTGTCCACAAGAATATCAAGGCCCTGGCCTATTATCTCCCCCAGTTCCATCCCATTCCGGAGAACGACCTGTGGCACGGCAAGGGCTTTACTGAATGGACCAAGGTCAAGGCGGCCACGCCGTTGTTTGCCGGGCATTATCAGCAGCACATACCGCACCCGGACATCGACTACTACTTGCTGGACAATCCCGATATCCTGCGCCAGCAGGCCGAAATGATGCAACGCGCCGGAATGCATGGCTCGATATTCTACCACTACTGGTTTACTGGTAAGCTTATTCTTGAAGAGCCAGCACAGATGCTGCTGGACAATACAGACATCAATATGCCGTTCTGCTTTTGCTGGGCCAACGAAAACTGGACCAGATGCTGGGATGGCAATGAGAGTGAAATTCTCCTTGAGCAGAAATATTCTGACGAGGATGCTGCGAAATTCATCAACTATCTCATCCCGTTCTTCAAGGACTCTCGCTATATCAAGATCGAAGACCGGCCGGTGCTGTTCATCTACAGACCTTCCTCCATTGCTGACGCACCGCGCTATCAGGAGATTTGGAAAGAACAGTGCCAGGCAGCCGGACTCAAGGCGCCGTATGTGGTCGCCGTGTTAACGCGCGGCGCCTCCAGTCCCACTGAATATGCCATGGATGCCGCTGTGGAGCGGGTGCTCCATGACTGGACCAACGGCAACGTTGCAGAGATGAAAGAGTTGGTTCATGCCTATTATCCTTTGAAAGGCAGCATTCTGAATTACGATGAAGTCGCCAACTACTACATGCAACAACAGCCCGAATTCGACTTCACCTATTTCCGCAGCATAATTCCGAACTTCGACAACACGGCCCGCTATGGGGCCAGCGCGATCCTGACGCACCAGAATTCCCCGGTGAAATTCCAGGCCTGGTTTGAAAATCTGGTACAATATTCAAACACGTTGCCTCCAGACAGGCAGTTCGTCGTGGTCAATGCCTGGAACGAGTGGGCCGAAGGCGCCCACCTGGAGCCAGATACCCGCTTCGGGTATGGATTCCTCAATGCCATTGGCAGGGCCCTTTCGGATCTGCCCTATGGCTGCAAGGCACTGCCCCAGATTTCCGTGCCGCCAGGAATAAAAATTTTCTTGGAAATTCCCAAGTTTATTGAACAAGCCATGGCCGACGACGCCTTCTTCAAACGGAAATTCCTGCACAATCTCGGGCAGGCAACGCTGTGGGGCCATTGCACGGTGCAGGCCAAAGACTCGGTGGCGGCAGCCCTGCGCGAGGTCTTTCCTCATTGTCCGGTGGTGACGGCTGAGAACAAGGAAGCGGCAGATTTCGTGGTCCAGTTCCGTCGGCCGGCCTTTTTGGCTCCGGACTGCCTGGAAAACATGCTGCGCTCGGCCTTGCAGTTCCGCAATTCCATCATTCTTTCCAACTGTTATGACAATACGGCGGAGCTGGTGTCCGTTGAGGAAAACGGCTCCGTAAGCACCTTGTCTGCGTACAACAACGCCCTGGCGCTGTTGCCGCCCAGCCACAATGGCAATTTTAAGCTCTGCACCCAGGCCCGGGTCTTTGTGACCGGCTGCACCGTGACTCCGGAAGCGGCACTGCCCGAGGTGACCACCGTGGTGCGCATCCACCCCGGCTATTCCATCACCTGTCTTCGCAACGCGTTGCTTTCCTTGCTGGCCATGCATTCGTGCGTGGCGAAGCCCTTGGTGGCGGTCCAGAATTTCAGCCAGGACATGCGGCGGGATGTGGAAACCTTGCTGGCCAGCATTTTCCCCGCCCCCCAGTACTATCAAATCGAATATTTTGATGAGCCTGAAATTTCCGACTTGCGGACGCGCATGCTTAACGAAGGAATCCGTCGCGCCAAGACCCGCTATGTCGGCTTTTTGGACTTTGACGATCTGCTCATGAACGACGCCTACAGCTTCTTGATTTCAGAGATGCAGGGCACTGGCAAAGCCGTTGCGTTTGGTCGGGTGTTTGCCACCAACTACTATTCCGAGACACAGGAGTTGGTGGTTCGCAATCGTACCTATGAATATGGTTTTTCGTATGAGGATTTCCTGACGAACAACTGTCTTCCCCTGCACAGCTTCTTGATGGACAAGAGCCAGATTGATTTCAATGCCGTTCAGTACTTCGATGACATGATTTTTCTGGAGGATTATTTCTTCCTCATGCAAGTGCTCACCCAAGAGAACGCCCACTGGCCAAGCTTGCAGAAAAATCGTTACGTTGGCGATTACATCCACACCCTGGACCGTGCCCAGTCCCTGGCTTGTGCGGACACCGACGCCCGCAGCAACATCCTCAACTCGGAATGTTTCAAACGCTGCACCCAACGCATTGAGGACTTGCGCGCGAAAATCACAGCAGGCTAG
- a CDS encoding sulfotransferase family protein, producing the protein MLTQPNPLLVLSMHRSGASALAGCLHLLGFNLGPSLKPADENNEQGYWENEDLVLIHEILLRQLGCSWDMIGSQPAGWLESAAGHKARQNLQALLERSFPPGTPWAVKDPLLCPLMPLWTSVLEQRGERPGLIVLVRHPEEVAASLARRDKMDIRKGLLLWLAYNREAFAACRDRPHVVITYDQLLADPIGVLANIEKRLCITFPKTLRETCSSILSLVRTDLKHEHVADRREPVEDNYSYFSTLYEYIRNIGIEVDVAQALSQASQECAVGSLSAKEEIFFQPIATELPLPAKGESIFVSTRERLRKAAPQLFDNLLEHIGVQEREWASHRAACERRILTSSSIGSTLFAEVYFPQPQEPTYSEKHKETFLLVPEVWQELACIIENPVALRRWGLRIDPLNTKGMVSISEIQLINVSTSEPLFRVADPQGFAQLRVEGHGFAISGQEALTLCAVDSDPQIYLSPLDLPDCPLELRIWLKVQTSQEPLQAIWADQQQALAELSAVLEAARREAAGRIQDLEGQLTAQA; encoded by the coding sequence ATGCTCACACAGCCCAATCCGCTTCTTGTTCTCAGCATGCATCGCAGTGGCGCCTCTGCCCTGGCCGGCTGTTTGCATCTCCTCGGCTTCAATCTGGGTCCCAGCCTGAAGCCCGCGGATGAGAACAACGAGCAAGGCTACTGGGAAAATGAAGACCTGGTGCTGATCCATGAAATCCTGCTGCGGCAGTTGGGCTGCTCGTGGGACATGATCGGCTCCCAGCCGGCTGGCTGGCTGGAGTCCGCGGCCGGGCACAAGGCCAGGCAGAATCTGCAGGCGTTGCTGGAGCGCAGCTTCCCCCCAGGCACGCCCTGGGCCGTCAAGGACCCCCTTCTGTGCCCTCTGATGCCTTTGTGGACGTCGGTACTGGAGCAGCGGGGCGAACGGCCGGGGCTCATCGTCCTGGTGCGTCATCCAGAAGAGGTGGCTGCATCCCTGGCTCGGCGCGACAAGATGGACATCCGCAAGGGCCTGTTGCTGTGGCTGGCCTACAACCGGGAGGCCTTTGCCGCCTGCCGGGATCGGCCCCACGTGGTGATCACCTATGACCAGTTGTTGGCCGACCCCATTGGCGTGCTGGCGAATATCGAAAAAAGGCTCTGCATCACCTTCCCTAAAACGTTGCGGGAAACTTGTTCCAGTATCCTTTCTCTTGTGCGGACCGACCTCAAGCATGAACACGTGGCGGACCGGCGGGAACCTGTCGAGGACAACTATTCCTATTTCTCGACATTATACGAGTACATACGCAACATCGGCATTGAGGTGGACGTTGCCCAGGCCTTGAGCCAGGCAAGCCAGGAATGCGCTGTCGGGAGCCTTTCTGCCAAGGAAGAGATTTTTTTTCAGCCCATTGCTACAGAATTGCCCCTGCCGGCCAAGGGCGAGTCGATCTTTGTATCCACCAGGGAGCGCCTGCGTAAGGCCGCGCCGCAGCTGTTCGACAATCTGCTTGAACACATTGGCGTCCAGGAACGGGAATGGGCCAGCCACCGGGCCGCCTGCGAGCGCCGCATCCTGACTTCCTCCAGCATCGGCAGCACCCTGTTTGCCGAGGTCTACTTCCCGCAACCCCAGGAGCCGACCTACTCCGAAAAGCATAAAGAGACCTTTCTGCTGGTCCCCGAGGTTTGGCAGGAGCTGGCCTGCATTATCGAAAATCCAGTGGCGCTGCGTCGCTGGGGGCTGCGCATCGATCCCCTCAATACCAAGGGGATGGTCTCCATTTCGGAAATTCAGCTCATCAATGTTTCCACCAGCGAGCCGCTGTTCCGGGTGGCTGATCCTCAAGGCTTTGCCCAACTGCGAGTCGAAGGGCACGGCTTCGCCATCTCCGGTCAGGAGGCCCTGACCCTGTGCGCCGTTGATTCGGATCCCCAGATCTACCTGTCTCCCCTGGACCTGCCCGACTGCCCGCTGGAACTGCGCATTTGGCTCAAGGTCCAGACCAGTCAGGAACCCCTCCAGGCCATCTGGGCCGACCAGCAGCAGGCCCTGGCCGAACTCTCTGCCGTTCTGGAAGCGGCACGTCGCGAAGCGGCCGGACGCATCCAGGATCTGGAAGGCCAGCTCACCGCCCAGGCGCA
- a CDS encoding ParA family protein — MRIVAFVNQKGGVGKTTTVHNVGAALSRAGARVLLVDLDAQGSLTASCGFDPDELEKNLYDVLDGKVTLADVLLSCEGLDLAPAGMSLAQADLAFAGRIGRENMLKKALAPVTGYDFILLDCPPNLGLVTVNALVAAGELIIPVQAEYHALRGLELLQNTVALVRELNPGLTVLGIVVTFYDKRKTLNRDVFNELRRNVPDLLFETRIRDAVALAEAPSHGQTILAYRPGSAGAQDYEALANEIMRRT; from the coding sequence ATGCGGATTGTTGCCTTTGTGAACCAGAAGGGCGGCGTGGGCAAGACCACCACCGTGCACAACGTGGGCGCGGCCCTCAGCCGGGCCGGGGCGCGGGTGCTGCTGGTGGACCTGGATGCCCAGGGCAGCCTGACGGCCTCCTGCGGGTTCGATCCGGACGAGCTGGAGAAGAACCTCTACGACGTCCTTGACGGCAAGGTGACCCTGGCCGACGTGCTGCTGTCGTGCGAGGGGCTGGACCTCGCGCCCGCGGGCATGAGCCTGGCCCAGGCCGATCTGGCCTTTGCCGGACGCATCGGCCGCGAAAACATGCTCAAGAAGGCTCTGGCGCCGGTGACGGGGTATGACTTCATCCTGCTGGACTGCCCGCCCAACCTCGGGTTGGTCACGGTCAATGCCCTGGTGGCCGCCGGGGAACTCATCATCCCCGTGCAGGCGGAATACCATGCCCTGCGCGGGCTGGAACTGCTGCAGAACACCGTGGCCCTGGTGCGCGAGCTCAACCCGGGCCTGACCGTGCTGGGCATCGTCGTGACCTTCTACGACAAGCGCAAGACCCTGAATCGCGATGTCTTCAACGAGCTGCGGCGCAATGTTCCGGACCTGCTCTTCGAGACCCGCATTCGCGATGCCGTGGCCCTGGCCGAGGCCCCCAGCCACGGGCAAACCATCCTGGCCTACCGGCCGGGCAGCGCCGGGGCGCAGGACTATGAAGCCCTGGCCAATGAGATCATGAGGAGGACCTGA
- a CDS encoding replication initiator protein A — protein sequence MTERMVKIAELQQKDRMERFVQLELYPQQSVMPNLAAKSLLFRPTAKGRRPHFPDWEPVPVLNIQHMEMSFRNYQLDQNDLTGWLVLLQFAKHRQDLIAAFTGKEFLRRMRKQGSSRDYAWLSSFIDRISGTQVRVAISGETENGSRRFRYQGVLAPQAMIEETREIYALELSRALWSFFGIDSWSYVNMEARLALGQNQLAMAFQAFLMANQSPFWTTWETLYSMWGSNYHEMRKFKHAFQDRVFGELLKVGAIQKIVKKDKTIGVYW from the coding sequence ATGACCGAACGCATGGTCAAAATAGCGGAATTGCAACAAAAAGACCGCATGGAACGCTTTGTCCAGCTGGAGTTGTACCCGCAGCAGAGCGTCATGCCCAATCTGGCGGCCAAGTCCCTGCTGTTCCGGCCCACGGCCAAGGGCCGCCGGCCTCATTTTCCGGATTGGGAGCCCGTGCCCGTGCTCAACATCCAGCACATGGAAATGTCGTTCCGCAACTACCAGCTGGATCAGAACGACCTGACGGGCTGGCTGGTGCTGCTGCAGTTTGCCAAGCACCGCCAGGACCTCATTGCGGCCTTCACCGGCAAGGAGTTCCTGCGGCGCATGCGCAAACAGGGCAGCAGCCGGGACTATGCCTGGCTGAGTTCCTTCATCGACCGCATTTCCGGCACCCAGGTGCGCGTTGCCATCTCCGGGGAAACCGAGAACGGCAGCCGCCGGTTCCGCTATCAGGGCGTCCTGGCCCCGCAGGCCATGATCGAGGAAACCAGGGAGATCTACGCCCTGGAGCTCTCCAGAGCCCTGTGGTCCTTCTTTGGCATCGACAGCTGGAGCTACGTGAACATGGAAGCCCGGCTGGCCCTGGGGCAAAATCAGCTGGCCATGGCCTTTCAGGCCTTCCTGATGGCCAACCAGTCGCCCTTCTGGACCACCTGGGAAACACTCTACTCCATGTGGGGCAGCAACTACCACGAGATGCGCAAGTTCAAACACGCCTTCCAGGACCGCGTGTTCGGCGAGCTGCTCAAGGTCGGGGCCATCCAGAAAATCGTGAAAAAAGACAAAACAATCGGCGTGTATTGGTGA
- a CDS encoding CatB-related O-acetyltransferase: protein MKWHTNGPPAGYRTLPTACGEPAFAHESVRMLGEVTLGRFSYVNQDSLLAGFLPIRIGAFTCIGPRFYAHTRENHRITIPSAYPFQLILGMDLPFPYTRDPRGDGINIGSDVWIGSHVKVAEGVCIGHGAVVGTYSLVTRDVEPYGIYVGVPARLLRFRFSESVIADLLDIAWWQWPLERILQNVKFFSTDLQKVKTSIKNLIE, encoded by the coding sequence ATGAAGTGGCATACCAACGGTCCCCCGGCCGGCTACCGCACCCTTCCCACCGCGTGCGGCGAGCCTGCCTTTGCCCATGAATCCGTACGAATGCTTGGGGAGGTCACCCTGGGCCGATTCAGCTACGTCAACCAGGATTCCCTGCTGGCGGGCTTCCTTCCAATCCGGATCGGGGCGTTCACCTGTATAGGGCCAAGGTTTTATGCCCACACGCGGGAAAATCATAGAATCACCATTCCCTCAGCCTATCCCTTTCAGCTTATTCTGGGCATGGATCTGCCGTTCCCTTACACGCGCGACCCCAGGGGCGACGGCATCAATATCGGTAGCGACGTCTGGATAGGTTCCCACGTAAAAGTGGCCGAGGGAGTCTGTATTGGCCATGGAGCCGTTGTGGGGACATACTCACTGGTGACGCGTGACGTGGAGCCCTATGGTATCTATGTTGGGGTGCCAGCGCGATTGTTACGCTTCCGTTTTTCCGAATCGGTGATTGCCGATCTTCTCGACATAGCCTGGTGGCAATGGCCGCTTGAGCGTATCCTTCAGAATGTAAAATTTTTCAGTACTGATCTGCAAAAGGTTAAGACTAGCATAAAAAATTTAATTGAATAA
- a CDS encoding sulfotransferase: MLETFIFIGGPGRSGTSFVANCVANMPRVASFRGIELKLFYELGGLFDLRSTLTEFFSPNRAAIALHHFNELVAKLIDGRHGQASFSEGVERSEIAHAFATFRQQIIEDNVPVQQEKQAFNQAASALLQAVANVAVAAKPNATAFMEKTPHNLLQPAFLKDLAPKGYYIHVSRNPKAIAASVARQPWGPSHLPGAIRWVKSYFASWEKVRESYATLGLPLLELRIEDVAANTAAYSAKVHEFLGFPQGEDVFAPANLEVLGKWGEGRTPFELKLLDAEFAGLCTRLGY, from the coding sequence ATGCTTGAAACATTCATTTTTATTGGTGGTCCGGGCCGTTCTGGGACATCTTTTGTGGCGAATTGCGTCGCCAACATGCCTCGGGTAGCCTCGTTTCGAGGCATTGAGCTGAAGCTGTTTTATGAGCTGGGCGGGCTGTTCGATCTGCGCAGCACCCTGACGGAATTTTTTTCGCCCAATCGTGCCGCCATCGCCTTGCATCATTTTAATGAATTAGTGGCCAAGCTCATTGATGGCAGGCATGGGCAGGCTTCGTTCAGCGAAGGGGTGGAGCGCTCCGAGATCGCCCACGCTTTTGCCACCTTCCGGCAGCAGATCATAGAAGATAACGTCCCGGTACAACAGGAGAAGCAGGCTTTCAACCAGGCTGCCAGTGCCCTGTTGCAGGCCGTGGCCAACGTGGCGGTGGCGGCAAAGCCTAATGCCACGGCCTTCATGGAAAAAACGCCACACAATCTGTTGCAGCCGGCGTTCCTGAAGGATTTGGCCCCCAAGGGGTACTATATTCACGTCAGCCGCAATCCCAAGGCCATAGCCGCTTCCGTGGCCAGGCAGCCCTGGGGCCCCAGCCATTTGCCCGGCGCCATTCGCTGGGTGAAGTCGTATTTCGCCAGCTGGGAGAAGGTGCGCGAAAGCTATGCCACCCTTGGGCTGCCGCTGTTGGAGCTCCGTATTGAGGACGTGGCAGCCAACACGGCGGCTTACAGCGCCAAGGTGCATGAATTTCTTGGATTTCCCCAGGGAGAAGACGTGTTTGCGCCGGCCAACCTGGAGGTTCTCGGCAAATGGGGCGAAGGCAGGACGCCGTTTGAGCTGAAGCTGCTGGATGCGGAATTTGCCGGTCTGTGCACCAGGCTTGGCTATTAG
- a CDS encoding ABC transporter permease: MRYLDENGTLITVYTPNERQGGLVWGVRHSWSELRQSRHIIYRLFWRDFLAQFRQKILGYLWALLGPLMSVLSFLFLYAMGVLQPGENAMPYTLYVMLGSNIWACLPGAMGAVSNGLQAQADLIMRTRVPKLALAISALSAFLYSMLISMVTTLVVFLGHGIWPSAWFLAYPLLVLPMLLLGTAAGLILSVLGSIARDLTPMATQLLNIIMYITPVVYVQSSIVNPWLKACVEWNPLTYLVDVPRALIFTGHSPALGGYLLVSAGTLACLVVGLRVFYLLEDLVAERL, from the coding sequence GTGCGATATCTCGACGAAAACGGCACCCTGATCACGGTGTACACGCCCAACGAACGCCAGGGCGGCCTTGTGTGGGGCGTGCGGCACTCCTGGTCGGAGCTGCGCCAATCCCGCCACATCATTTACCGGCTCTTCTGGCGCGATTTCCTGGCCCAGTTCCGGCAAAAGATCCTGGGGTATTTGTGGGCCCTGCTGGGGCCGCTGATGAGCGTGCTGAGCTTTCTGTTCCTGTACGCCATGGGCGTGCTGCAGCCCGGCGAAAACGCCATGCCCTACACGCTGTATGTGATGCTCGGCAGCAACATCTGGGCCTGCCTGCCCGGGGCCATGGGCGCGGTGAGCAACGGCTTGCAGGCGCAGGCTGATCTGATCATGCGCACGCGCGTTCCCAAGCTGGCCTTGGCCATCAGCGCGCTTTCCGCCTTCCTGTACAGCATGCTCATCAGCATGGTGACCACGCTTGTGGTCTTCCTGGGGCATGGCATCTGGCCGTCGGCCTGGTTTCTGGCCTATCCGCTGCTGGTGCTGCCCATGCTGCTGCTGGGCACGGCGGCGGGGCTTATCCTCTCGGTGCTGGGGTCCATTGCCCGGGATCTCACCCCCATGGCCACGCAACTGCTGAACATCATCATGTACATCACGCCGGTGGTGTATGTGCAGTCCTCCATCGTCAATCCCTGGCTCAAGGCCTGCGTGGAGTGGAACCCGCTGACGTATCTGGTGGATGTGCCGCGGGCGCTGATCTTCACCGGGCATTCGCCGGCCCTGGGGGGGTATCTGCTGGTGTCTGCGGGGACGCTGGCCTGCCTGGTGGTGGGGCTGCGCGTGTTTTATCTGTTGGAAGACCTGGTGGCGGAGCGTCTGTGA